A segment of the Echinicola strongylocentroti genome:
GTACAAAAGAACCAAGGAGACCTGGGCTATTTTACCTCCCTCCAAATGGTCTATCCATTTGAAGACGCCGTATACCAATTACAACCTGGCGAAATCTCCAACCCAGTACTGACAGATTTTGGTTACCACATCATTAAATTAATTGACCGAAAACCCAACCCGGGGCAAGTGAAGGTAAGCCATATATTAGTGAGAACGGACCCTACTGACCCGCTTACGGAAGATCGTGCAAGACGCAAAATAACCGACATCTATTCTGCCTTGCAAAACGACGATACCTCTTGGAAAAGTGTTTGCACCACGTATTCGGAAGACGCCAGTTCCAGAGAAAACGGTGGTACCCTCCCGTGGTTTGGAGTGGGTTCTCTTATGAAGGAATTTGAAGAAGCGGCCTTTTCCCTTTCTGAACTTGGTGAAATATCATCCCCTGTGAAGACATCCTATGGCTATCATATCATTCGGCTGGAAGACAAAAAACCGCTCGCCTCTTACGAGGAAATGGAAGAAAGCTTACGCTCCAAAATCCTTCGCGACAGCAGGTCAGAACTGATCAGAAGTCAAGTTACAGCTATCCAGAAAGCCCGCTATCAATTCAGCGAGAATACCCCAATAATCCACCAAGCCCAACAGCTGGCCTATGAGCATTCACCAAACTTGAATGATATCCGCAAGGTATACGCTGCACAGCACCTTATGGACAGTACGCTGTTTTCCATAGGAAGTGCAGAAAGAAAAGTGGCAGAATTTGTGGAATTTGTAGAAAAGGACAATGCCGTCGTGAAGACAGACAAGAAGAAGCCCTTTGATGCCTGGATGGAAAAATTTACCGAATCCACGCTCAACCAAACAGAAGAAGCTGACCTAATGACTCATAATGACGATTACAGGCTTTTGGTCAATGAATATAAGGAAGGCATTCTTTTATTTAACCTGATGAACGAACAGGTGTGGCAAAAAGCCCTAAAGGATACGGCTGGATTGATGGAATATTTTGAAAACCATCGTGACCGCTATACATGGGACAGCCGGACGGAAGCTCTTCTGGTCACCGTTCTGGATCCAGTCGCTAAAAAACCAACCAACGATTTCCTTCGTAACAAAAATTACCAACAAGGACTAAAGGCCGAGCTTCAAGAGCAATTGGAGGACATTTCCACTTTATCCTATAAAATAGAAGAGGGTACATTTGAAATCAGCAAACACGCAGTGCTAAGGGAGATTGGACATCAAGCGAAGCTTCAAGAGGTCACTGTAAACAATAAAAGCTATATTGTCCTCTTGGGGAAACAATATCCTCCCGGCCCCAAAGCGTTTAATGAAACAAGAGGCAAAGCCATCAAGGATTACCAAGAATATTTAGATCAAAATTTAATCGGTTTATTAAAACAAAACTATATCATCCAGGTCAATGAGGATGAAAAAGCCAGAATTCAAAATATCGTTGTTGAACAAAATTAAGCTTCTGCCCATGGTGCCCATCATCTTGGCATTGGTCACAGCCTGTGATTTTTTCAAGGTAAAAACCGAGGAAGAATCTACGGCCAAAAGCCCTGCCGTGGCTTCAGTGGATGATATGTTCTTGCGTAAATCCGACTTGGACTTCGTCACCAAAGAGACCAACAACCCAAGTGACAGTACCAATCTGGCCAAACGGTATGTTCAGTCCTGGGTAAAAAAACAGCTCATGATCAAAGAAGCCAGCCAAAAAGTCGCTGTCAGTAAAGCTGAACTGGACAAAAAACTGCTGGATTACAAATACGCACTAATCGTATATGAATACGAAAAATCTTATATCGAAAAACACCTTGACAAAAACGTTTCCAACGAGGAAATCAAGTCGTACTATGAAGGAAACAAGGAAAACTTTACCCTTAAGGAGATTATCGTAAGGGCGAATTTCATAAAAATGAACAAAAATCTCTCCCAAAACAAGGACGCTGACCAACTTCTCAACCAAAGTAACGAATCAGCAAAACATGAATTACGTGAACTTGCCATCAAGTCTGCAGCCAACTATTTTCTGGAAGATTCTACCTGGGTAAAATTTGATGAACTTATCTCCAACACTCCCTTGGCAGATAATCAGAACAAAGTCCAGCTCCTTACCCGTGACAATCCGCTGATCAAGGCAGAAGATGATCAGTTTAATTACTATTACAAAATACTTGAGTATAAACTCCAAGACCAAGTTCCCCCTGTGGAATTTGTCAAAGACGAAATCTCAAAGATCATTATCAATAAAAGAAAAGTCAACCTAGCAGAAAGCCTTCAAAATGAAGTTTATTCAAGAGCACAGGGAAATAATGAATTTAAAATATATGAATAACCTTACTAAAACGCTGGCCATAATTTTATGCTTTTTGAGCACATTAACCGTCCAAGCTCAAGACACAGACAGCACCAGTAACGACACCCCTACCTCGGGGCAGATACTGGATAAAATCATCGCCAAAGTGGACAATTATATCATCTTGGAATCAGACCTCCAAAAGTCTTATTTGGAAGCTGTATCCCAATCCCAGCAAGGGTTTGAGGCACCATCCAAATGTGAAGTGTTCGAATCCCTTTTGGTCAACAAACTGATGTTGGCCAAGGCAGAAATTGACTCAGTGATCGTCACAGATGCGGAGGTAATCATGGATGTAAACCAACGTTTCAATATGGTCTTGCAGCAATTTGGAGGAGATGAGGAAACATTGGTGGAAGCTTACGGAAAAACAGCCGAACAGCTAAAATCAGAAATCCATGATATGGTAAAAGAGCAAAAAACAGTTGCCAAGATGCGAAATAACATCGTTCAAAGCATGTCTGTTTCTCCCGCCGAGGTCAGGGAGTTTTACAATAAAATCCCAAATGATTCCCTTCCTTTCTTCTCTGCAGAAGTATCCGTGGGGCAAATCGTCAAAAAGCCCGAAGCCAGCCGAAAGGAAAAAAACAGGGTCGTCAAACAATTGAACGATATCAAACAACAAATCCTGGACGGAGAATCCGACTTTGCGTCCATGGCCGTCAAATACTCCGAGGATCCTGGCTCCAAAAACCAAGGAGGAGATTTGGGCTTTTTCGGAAAAGGAGAGCTGGCGCCAGAATATGAAGCCATGGCCCTTAGCCTAAGGGAAGGTGAAATAGGTGACCCTGTAGAATCCCAGTTTGGCATTCACCTGATCCAATTACTGGAAAGGAGAACAGACTCTTATAACACCCGCCACATCCTTATCAAACCAATGCCTACCGAAGAAGACCTTGTCGCAGCTGAAAGAGAACTGGACAGTCTTAGAAACCTTATAGAACTGGACAGCATGAGTTTTGCCAAGGCGGCCAAGGACTATTCGGACGACAGAAATACCTCCGACAATGGCGGTTTTTTCTCAGACCCCACTACTGGTGCCAACAGGCTTTCGGCAAGGACGCTGGAAGACCCCATTCTTTACTTCACGATTGACACCATGAAAGTAGGGACTGTCAGCCATGCCTTGCGCTACGAGGAACAGAACCAACGAACTGGCGAACCTGAAAAAGCCGTAAGGTTACTCTATTTCAAAAATGAATATCCTGCGCACCGCGCCAATCTGGAAGATGATTACGAAAAGCTGAAAGCGGCTACCAAAAAACAAAAAGAATCAGAAGCCCTAGAAGACTGGTTCAAGGTAGCCAAGGAAGAAGTCTACATCGACATAGACCCTTCATATGATCGCTGCAATGCCTTAAAAGAGGAGGATGACTGAATATAAGTCCACTAAGAAGTTCGCTCTATACACAGAGACAGGGTTGCTTGCTGTTGGCAAGCAACCTTTACTTCGTTATCGTTTTATCCCAGTTAGTTCAAGGCATCATTTCCCTGCATGACTAGGAGTATTCCACCTCTACAAAAGCGGTTTAAATTGTCTCAAGAACCGAATATCATTTTCAGTAAATAGCCTCAGGTCCTTGATTTGGTATTTTAGCATGGCTATCCGCTCTATCCCCATACCAAAAGCAAAACCGGTATATTTTTCAGCATCTATCCCGCAATTCTCCAATACATTGGGATCAACCATGCCAGATCCGCCGATTTCTACCCATCCCGAACCTTTACAGACGTTACATCCTTCGCCTCCACACAGCAAGCAGGAAATATCAATCTCAGCACTTGGCTCGGTAAAAGGGAAGTAAGACGGACGAAAACGCACTTTGGTCTCCTTGCCGAACATTTCCTTCGCAAAATGGTAAAGTGTCTGCTTCAAGTCTGCAAACCCCACATTCTCGTCCACATAAAGTCCTTCTACTTGGTGAAATATACAATGTGCCCTTGCGGAGATCGCCTCATTTCTAAAAACCCGGCCAGGAGAAAGTGTCCTAATGGGTGGCTTTTGATTTTCCATCACTCTTACCTGTACCGATGAAGTGTGTGTCCTCAACGCGATATCCGGATTCTTTTCGATAAAAAAAGTATCCTGCATCTCTCTAGCGGGATGGTTTTCAGGAAAATTCAAGGCAGTAAAATTG
Coding sequences within it:
- a CDS encoding peptidylprolyl isomerase; its protein translation is MKTTYQWLCVLGFLVACSPNSKVSQNTSLSDEPQYLLTVGNENVPAEEFLHMLSKNRDFDQASEKLSEKDFEDNFELFINYKLKVKEAEALGMDQSEEFQREFNAFKEDLKKPYVLETSLQEGETQKAYARMKDMVHAQHVLLRFPPRAVKADSIAVFKMATKIKEKAETGEDFSKLALEYSQDPSVQKNQGDLGYFTSLQMVYPFEDAVYQLQPGEISNPVLTDFGYHIIKLIDRKPNPGQVKVSHILVRTDPTDPLTEDRARRKITDIYSALQNDDTSWKSVCTTYSEDASSRENGGTLPWFGVGSLMKEFEEAAFSLSELGEISSPVKTSYGYHIIRLEDKKPLASYEEMEESLRSKILRDSRSELIRSQVTAIQKARYQFSENTPIIHQAQQLAYEHSPNLNDIRKVYAAQHLMDSTLFSIGSAERKVAEFVEFVEKDNAVVKTDKKKPFDAWMEKFTESTLNQTEEADLMTHNDDYRLLVNEYKEGILLFNLMNEQVWQKALKDTAGLMEYFENHRDRYTWDSRTEALLVTVLDPVAKKPTNDFLRNKNYQQGLKAELQEQLEDISTLSYKIEEGTFEISKHAVLREIGHQAKLQEVTVNNKSYIVLLGKQYPPGPKAFNETRGKAIKDYQEYLDQNLIGLLKQNYIIQVNEDEKARIQNIVVEQN
- a CDS encoding peptidyl-prolyl cis-trans isomerase, coding for MNKIKLLPMVPIILALVTACDFFKVKTEEESTAKSPAVASVDDMFLRKSDLDFVTKETNNPSDSTNLAKRYVQSWVKKQLMIKEASQKVAVSKAELDKKLLDYKYALIVYEYEKSYIEKHLDKNVSNEEIKSYYEGNKENFTLKEIIVRANFIKMNKNLSQNKDADQLLNQSNESAKHELRELAIKSAANYFLEDSTWVKFDELISNTPLADNQNKVQLLTRDNPLIKAEDDQFNYYYKILEYKLQDQVPPVEFVKDEISKIIINKRKVNLAESLQNEVYSRAQGNNEFKIYE
- the pheS gene encoding phenylalanine--tRNA ligase subunit alpha — encoded protein: MHQDKIEALKIEIAEADANNPEELEAYRMRYISKKSVVGALFAEMKHVPNDQKKAFGQMVNSVKQAAEEKFKGLIDKVNEGSGQSTSTDIDLTLPATNQPVGGIHPLTATRQRIIEIFERIGFNLSEGPEIEDDWHNFTALNFPENHPAREMQDTFFIEKNPDIALRTHTSSVQVRVMENQKPPIRTLSPGRVFRNEAISARAHCIFHQVEGLYVDENVGFADLKQTLYHFAKEMFGKETKVRFRPSYFPFTEPSAEIDISCLLCGGEGCNVCKGSGWVEIGGSGMVDPNVLENCGIDAEKYTGFAFGMGIERIAMLKYQIKDLRLFTENDIRFLRQFKPLL
- a CDS encoding peptidylprolyl isomerase yields the protein MNNLTKTLAIILCFLSTLTVQAQDTDSTSNDTPTSGQILDKIIAKVDNYIILESDLQKSYLEAVSQSQQGFEAPSKCEVFESLLVNKLMLAKAEIDSVIVTDAEVIMDVNQRFNMVLQQFGGDEETLVEAYGKTAEQLKSEIHDMVKEQKTVAKMRNNIVQSMSVSPAEVREFYNKIPNDSLPFFSAEVSVGQIVKKPEASRKEKNRVVKQLNDIKQQILDGESDFASMAVKYSEDPGSKNQGGDLGFFGKGELAPEYEAMALSLREGEIGDPVESQFGIHLIQLLERRTDSYNTRHILIKPMPTEEDLVAAERELDSLRNLIELDSMSFAKAAKDYSDDRNTSDNGGFFSDPTTGANRLSARTLEDPILYFTIDTMKVGTVSHALRYEEQNQRTGEPEKAVRLLYFKNEYPAHRANLEDDYEKLKAATKKQKESEALEDWFKVAKEEVYIDIDPSYDRCNALKEEDD